In the Flavobacterium pallidum genome, one interval contains:
- a CDS encoding AAA family ATPase: protein MSDVAAVEKLVQKRNELKNEISKVIVGQQEVVDQILLSIFSGGHALLVGVPGLAKTLMVNTIAQALGLDFKRIQFTPDLMPSDILGSEILDESRQFKFIKGPIFSNIILADEINRTPPKTQAALLEAMQERAVTIAGHNYKLDLPYFVLATQNPIEQEGTYPLPEAQLDRFMFSIKLDYPSFAEEVQVVKSTTSDAKVTVNPLFSAQEIIDFQHLIRRIPVADNVIEYAVTLVSKTRPDNALSNDYIKNYIDWGAGPRASQNLILAAKANAAFNGKFSPDIEDVKAVATGILRHRVVKNYKADAEGISIEKIIASLF from the coding sequence ATGTCTGACGTAGCCGCTGTAGAAAAATTAGTCCAAAAAAGAAACGAACTTAAAAACGAGATTTCAAAAGTTATTGTCGGACAGCAAGAGGTCGTAGATCAAATTCTACTGAGTATTTTCTCCGGCGGGCACGCACTTTTGGTTGGTGTTCCCGGCTTGGCAAAGACCTTAATGGTCAATACCATTGCACAGGCTTTGGGATTGGATTTCAAAAGAATCCAGTTTACCCCGGATTTGATGCCGTCGGACATTCTTGGAAGTGAAATCCTCGATGAAAGCCGCCAGTTCAAGTTTATAAAAGGACCGATTTTTTCCAATATCATCCTTGCCGACGAGATCAACCGTACGCCGCCGAAAACCCAGGCCGCCTTACTGGAGGCGATGCAGGAAAGGGCGGTAACCATTGCCGGGCATAATTACAAACTCGATTTGCCATATTTCGTATTGGCTACGCAAAACCCGATAGAGCAGGAGGGAACCTACCCGCTTCCTGAAGCACAACTCGACCGTTTTATGTTTTCGATAAAACTCGATTATCCGTCATTCGCAGAAGAAGTGCAGGTAGTGAAAAGCACTACTTCGGATGCGAAAGTAACGGTGAACCCATTGTTTTCCGCACAGGAAATCATCGACTTCCAGCATTTGATCCGCAGGATCCCGGTTGCCGATAACGTCATAGAATATGCCGTAACGCTGGTCAGCAAAACCCGTCCTGACAATGCGCTTTCCAATGATTATATTAAAAATTACATCGATTGGGGAGCAGGGCCGAGGGCATCGCAAAACCTGATTTTGGCTGCCAAAGCAAATGCCGCATTCAACGGAAAATTCTCTCCCGATATTGAAGATGTCAAAGCGGTAGCTACCGGAATCTTAAGGCACCGTGTGGTAAAGAACTACAAGGCAGATGCTGAAGGGATTTCAATCGAAAAGATCATAGCTTCTTTGTTTTAG
- a CDS encoding peptidylprolyl isomerase, translating to MLFAVILLTVLNASAQEIIKDTVPAKKSSNKRQKIDGVVATVGDYLILDSDIDKNFIELQSQGNSIKDITRCQMLGMLMEDRLYAHQAVQDSIIVTDSEINSIMDEKISAMLEQTGGTIDKLVKFYKKNSEEEFRTYFFDILRMGKLTSEMRKKIVEKVEVTPEEVRNFFKKIPQAELPTFGEEVEVSQIVINPVVSQEEKQKVIDKLNEFKKDIQEGGSSFFSKAVLYSQDPGSKSNGGYYKMNRKTPFIKEFKDVAFGLDEGQISAPFETPYGYHIIYIEKIRGQEVDLRHILLQPKITEESMRDAKEEITNIRKKILAGEISFADAARSSSDEKETKTNGGALINPRTLDTKFDLTKMDPSLYAQISDLKAGEISAPFEDEDQSGKKMYKIVMVTNKVPEHVADYSKDYLKIKDLALKEKQIKEIAKWTEEKIKETYIKINGEYRNCVFANNWLKK from the coding sequence ATGTTATTCGCCGTGATACTGTTGACGGTTTTAAATGCGAGCGCACAGGAAATCATCAAAGATACCGTGCCTGCAAAAAAGAGCAGCAACAAAAGGCAGAAGATTGATGGTGTTGTGGCCACAGTCGGCGATTACCTCATACTTGATTCCGATATCGATAAAAATTTCATCGAATTGCAAAGTCAGGGGAATTCCATCAAGGACATCACGCGTTGCCAGATGTTAGGCATGCTGATGGAAGACAGGCTATATGCTCACCAGGCTGTCCAGGACAGTATCATCGTTACCGATTCGGAAATCAACAGCATCATGGACGAGAAGATTTCCGCCATGCTCGAGCAAACCGGAGGTACCATTGATAAGCTCGTGAAATTCTATAAAAAGAACAGTGAAGAGGAATTCCGTACTTATTTTTTCGACATCCTTAGAATGGGTAAGCTCACGAGCGAAATGCGTAAAAAGATTGTTGAAAAAGTAGAAGTGACACCTGAGGAAGTCCGCAATTTCTTTAAGAAAATCCCACAGGCAGAATTGCCAACTTTCGGCGAAGAAGTCGAAGTGTCACAGATTGTCATTAACCCGGTGGTTTCCCAGGAAGAAAAACAGAAAGTCATCGACAAACTGAATGAATTCAAGAAAGACATCCAGGAAGGCGGCTCAAGTTTCTTCAGTAAAGCAGTGCTTTATTCGCAGGATCCCGGCTCGAAATCCAATGGCGGTTATTACAAGATGAATCGGAAAACGCCTTTCATAAAAGAGTTTAAAGACGTTGCATTCGGTCTTGATGAAGGGCAGATTTCGGCTCCGTTTGAAACCCCGTATGGTTACCATATCATTTACATTGAAAAAATCCGTGGACAGGAAGTAGACCTTAGGCACATCCTGCTGCAGCCAAAAATTACTGAAGAATCGATGCGTGATGCCAAAGAGGAAATCACTAACATCAGGAAGAAAATCCTTGCCGGGGAAATTTCGTTCGCTGATGCCGCCCGAAGTTCTTCTGATGAGAAAGAAACCAAAACCAATGGTGGCGCGCTGATCAACCCACGTACGCTGGATACTAAGTTTGACCTGACTAAAATGGATCCGTCACTGTACGCACAGATTTCAGACCTTAAGGCTGGAGAAATCTCTGCGCCATTTGAGGACGAAGACCAAAGCGGAAAGAAAATGTATAAAATCGTTATGGTAACCAACAAAGTGCCTGAACATGTTGCTGACTATTCCAAGGACTACCTTAAGATCAAAGACCTTGCGCTGAAGGAAAAACAAATCAAGGAAATTGCAAAATGGACCGAAGAAAAAATCAAGGAGACTTATATCAAGATCAACGGTGAATACAGAAACTGTGTGTTTGCCAATAACTGGCTTAAAAAATAA
- a CDS encoding peptidylprolyl isomerase has translation MKMKKLLLGLFLTLNLAAVAQNSKKEVLFSIDDKPYYTDEFARVYKKNIDLVKDESQKDLNQYLDLFIGYKLKINKANKLGLQNNPKYQTELKSYRSQLAKNYLTDTKVTKELIQEAYNRSLKEIKASHILIMVDENASPEDTLKAYKQILDIRKKAMDGQDFDKLAVQFSQDPSAKENKGELGYFSVFRMIYPFETAAYKTEKGKVSNIVRTRFGYHLIKVEDIRDNRGEVGVAHIMISNPTDPAQAEKAKSTITDIYKKLQQGENFESLAQQFSDDKSSAAKGGNLGRFASGELSSEKFENVAFSLTKDKPLSEPFQSEFGWHIVKLLDKFPVKTYDQMESELDSKIRKDERSRLITNSMNEKLRKKFPIKRDDKLYAQAAKTVTDDYYASTWNAPKDVKDFEKPLFKIQDKPVTANAFLQFVTKKQKAPLEIKPVGKAVDKIYEDFVDEQLNDYYNNDLEKEFPEFADVMEEYRDGLLLFDLMEKEIWEKSKNDTIGLQGFYKNHDQNYKWKKRYDVLIASSTNPEMAKKAQKMLEQGKSADFIKEKLNTKESVNIMINEGVFEEGNDVLPKNITPQPGIVPTLQKGDYYFTAKVNKVIPEGTKKLEECKGKVINDYQQYLEENWVSDLKKEFKIKVNQDVFERVKKEIKS, from the coding sequence ATGAAAATGAAAAAATTGCTTTTAGGGTTGTTCCTGACCCTGAATCTGGCCGCTGTAGCCCAAAACAGCAAAAAAGAAGTTCTGTTTTCTATTGATGACAAACCTTATTACACCGACGAATTCGCCAGGGTTTACAAGAAAAATATCGATTTGGTGAAAGACGAAAGCCAGAAAGACCTGAACCAATACCTTGATCTTTTCATAGGTTACAAACTCAAAATCAACAAAGCCAACAAACTCGGCCTTCAGAACAATCCCAAGTACCAGACTGAGCTTAAATCGTACAGGAGCCAGCTTGCTAAAAATTACTTAACCGATACAAAGGTTACGAAAGAACTCATCCAGGAAGCATACAATCGTTCGCTCAAGGAAATCAAAGCGTCTCATATATTGATTATGGTGGATGAAAACGCTTCGCCTGAAGATACGCTTAAGGCTTACAAGCAAATACTCGACATCCGTAAAAAAGCTATGGATGGGCAGGATTTCGATAAACTGGCAGTGCAGTTCTCTCAAGATCCGTCTGCCAAGGAAAACAAAGGAGAATTGGGTTATTTTTCCGTATTCAGGATGATTTATCCTTTTGAAACAGCGGCTTACAAAACCGAAAAAGGAAAGGTTTCCAACATCGTGCGTACGCGTTTCGGCTATCACTTGATCAAAGTCGAAGACATCAGGGATAACAGGGGTGAAGTAGGCGTAGCACACATCATGATCAGCAACCCTACAGATCCGGCACAGGCTGAAAAGGCAAAATCAACCATAACAGATATTTACAAAAAACTGCAGCAGGGCGAAAATTTTGAGAGCCTGGCACAGCAATTTTCAGACGACAAATCTTCTGCAGCCAAAGGCGGGAACCTGGGCAGGTTTGCGTCAGGGGAATTAAGCTCTGAAAAATTTGAGAATGTGGCTTTTTCACTTACGAAAGACAAGCCACTTTCTGAACCATTCCAATCTGAATTCGGATGGCATATCGTAAAGCTACTCGATAAATTTCCGGTAAAAACTTACGATCAGATGGAGTCGGAACTTGATAGCAAAATCAGGAAAGATGAGCGTTCAAGACTGATTACCAATTCAATGAATGAGAAACTGCGTAAAAAATTCCCCATTAAGCGTGACGATAAATTGTATGCGCAGGCAGCAAAAACCGTTACAGATGATTATTACGCCAGCACCTGGAACGCCCCGAAAGATGTAAAGGATTTTGAAAAACCGCTCTTCAAAATTCAGGACAAACCAGTAACAGCAAATGCTTTTCTTCAATTTGTAACTAAAAAACAAAAGGCACCACTTGAAATCAAGCCAGTAGGAAAGGCGGTTGACAAAATTTACGAAGATTTCGTGGATGAACAGTTAAATGACTATTACAACAACGATCTAGAAAAAGAATTCCCGGAGTTTGCTGATGTGATGGAGGAATACCGCGACGGACTTTTGCTTTTCGATTTGATGGAAAAGGAAATCTGGGAAAAATCTAAAAACGATACCATTGGTTTACAGGGTTTTTATAAAAACCATGACCAGAATTACAAATGGAAGAAAAGATATGATGTCCTGATTGCTTCCTCAACAAATCCTGAAATGGCCAAAAAGGCTCAGAAAATGCTTGAGCAGGGCAAATCAGCAGATTTTATCAAAGAGAAACTGAATACAAAGGAGTCTGTGAACATCATGATTAATGAAGGTGTTTTTGAAGAAGGAAATGATGTACTGCCTAAAAATATTACGCCACAGCCGGGAATTGTGCCGACTTTACAAAAAGGCGATTATTATTTTACGGCCAAAGTCAATAAAGTGATTCCCGAAGGAACCAAGAAACTTGAAGAGTGTAAAGGTAAAGTCATTAACGATTACCAGCAATACCTTGAAGAAAATTGGGTTTCTGATCTGAAAAAAGAGTTCAAAATTAAGGTCAATCAGGATGTTTTTGAACGTGTGAAAAAAGAGATTAAATCATAA
- a CDS encoding OmpA family protein, whose protein sequence is MPTKSKLLLLIIALIGVNAFPQKGKLAAADKKYEQYSYIDAIAIYEQVAKKGYKSVELFEKLGNAYYFNSDFEKSAIWYTELFSLNQEVEAEYYYRYAQSLKSIGSYDRANEMMALFSQKSAADNRAKIYASNTDYLEKIKENSGRFNIKNAGLNSEQSDYGGAFFGDDLVFTTARDTGGPFVRKMKWSNQAFSNLYSSKAKVDGSMAKPEKFTNILNSKFNEASAVFTKDQKTMYFTRNNYTDGKKGRSKDRRTLLKLYRATFDEIEWVDVEELDFNSEEFSCAHPALSPNDRVLYFASDMPGGFGQSDIYKIKVYTDGTFSKPENLGPSINTEGKETFPFVSDDNELYFASDGHPGLGGLDVFVSKITEDGKQEEVLNLGEPLNSSQDDFAFMIDSKSRNGFFSSNRPGGIGSDDIYRFTETRKITCEQVLDGYVTDEETGDFLGNAQVVLLDSNFNIIKEMYASELGYYKFQVLCDRQYYLRASKLKHETKEVNVVIPKEYGKTAVNIALDKRSLKFAKGDDVGPKLGIRMIYFDLDKSVIRPEAAVELQKVLVLMQSNPKLKIDIRSHTDSRQTKKYNQKLSDRRAKATMNWLIKQGIAASRLTAKGYGESQPVNKCKDGVECTEEEHQQNRRSQFIVTDM, encoded by the coding sequence ATGCCCACCAAATCTAAACTGCTCCTGCTGATTATCGCTTTAATTGGTGTAAATGCATTTCCACAGAAAGGGAAACTCGCTGCCGCAGATAAAAAATACGAACAGTATTCCTATATCGATGCCATTGCGATTTATGAGCAGGTGGCGAAGAAAGGCTATAAATCGGTGGAGCTTTTCGAAAAACTGGGCAATGCCTATTATTTCAATTCCGATTTTGAAAAATCTGCAATCTGGTATACGGAATTGTTCAGCCTGAACCAGGAAGTGGAGGCAGAGTATTATTACCGCTATGCCCAATCTTTAAAATCCATTGGAAGCTACGATCGGGCAAACGAAATGATGGCCCTGTTTAGCCAGAAATCAGCTGCGGATAATCGGGCAAAAATATATGCATCCAACACAGATTACCTTGAAAAGATCAAAGAGAACTCAGGGCGATTCAACATCAAAAATGCAGGGCTCAACTCGGAGCAATCTGATTATGGTGGCGCTTTTTTCGGTGACGACCTGGTGTTTACCACCGCAAGGGACACCGGTGGTCCTTTCGTACGCAAAATGAAATGGTCCAACCAGGCGTTCAGCAACCTGTATTCCTCAAAAGCCAAAGTGGACGGCAGCATGGCTAAGCCTGAAAAATTCACCAACATTCTCAATTCAAAATTCAATGAAGCGTCGGCGGTTTTTACCAAAGATCAAAAGACCATGTACTTTACCCGCAACAATTATACCGATGGCAAAAAGGGCAGGAGCAAGGACAGGCGGACGTTGCTGAAACTGTACCGCGCCACTTTTGACGAAATCGAATGGGTTGATGTCGAAGAGCTTGACTTCAACAGCGAGGAATTCAGTTGTGCACATCCCGCTTTAAGCCCAAACGACCGCGTCCTGTATTTTGCTTCCGATATGCCTGGAGGTTTCGGGCAAAGCGATATATACAAGATTAAGGTATATACGGACGGGACTTTCAGCAAGCCGGAAAACCTTGGTCCGTCTATAAATACAGAGGGCAAGGAAACTTTTCCGTTTGTATCGGATGACAATGAATTGTACTTCGCGTCTGACGGGCATCCCGGACTCGGCGGACTGGATGTTTTCGTTTCAAAAATAACCGAAGACGGGAAACAGGAAGAAGTGCTCAACCTCGGTGAACCGCTCAATTCAAGCCAAGATGATTTTGCTTTTATGATCGACAGCAAAAGCAGGAACGGATTTTTCAGCTCGAACCGTCCCGGAGGCATTGGTTCGGATGATATTTACCGGTTCACCGAAACCCGGAAAATTACCTGTGAACAGGTTTTGGACGGTTATGTCACCGATGAGGAAACAGGGGATTTTTTAGGCAATGCACAAGTGGTGCTGCTGGACTCCAATTTCAATATCATCAAAGAAATGTACGCCAGTGAGCTGGGGTATTATAAATTCCAGGTGCTTTGTGACCGGCAATATTACCTAAGGGCAAGCAAGCTCAAGCATGAAACAAAAGAAGTGAACGTTGTCATACCAAAAGAATATGGCAAGACTGCAGTGAATATCGCTTTGGATAAAAGAAGCCTGAAATTTGCCAAAGGGGACGATGTAGGGCCGAAATTAGGAATCCGGATGATTTATTTCGATCTGGACAAATCGGTTATACGTCCGGAAGCAGCCGTGGAATTGCAGAAAGTTTTAGTGCTGATGCAATCCAATCCGAAGCTTAAAATCGATATACGCTCGCATACGGACAGCAGGCAGACAAAAAAATACAACCAGAAATTATCCGATCGCAGGGCCAAAGCCACCATGAACTGGCTCATAAAACAAGGCATCGCCGCCAGCAGGCTTACCGCTAAAGGTTATGGCGAGTCCCAACCCGTTAACAAATGTAAGGATGGCGTGGAGTGTACAGAAGAAGAACACCAGCAAAACCGCCGGAGCCAGTTCATTGTTACCGATATGTAA
- a CDS encoding OmpA family protein, giving the protein MKRQVLFILLLVNFGAANMYSQKTSLAKAEKKYDNYAYVDAIKIYETIAKKGYKDEKMFQRLGNAYYFNSEFEKAEGAYRELFTMNPEQKEEYYYRYAQSLKSVGKYTEAEQMMVKFNEKSGNDKRAVLFKDNRNYLEVIKMNSKRFYIEDAGINSEYSDYGSSMVGNKLVFATTRDTGGIVKRRHKWNNKAFSNLYDSEVQQDFDAVLGKPSKFSKEVNTKFHESTPVFTKDGKTMYFTRNNFNRGRQGENRFDVVLLKIYRATLEGDKWSNVTELPFDNDEYSCAHPALSADERTLYFASDMPGSFGESDLYKVAINEDGSFGTPVNLGPSINTPGKESFPYVTDEDELYFASDGHPGLGGLDIFVAKIRKDGVFRNIQNLGQPLNSRKDDFAYLLDTKTRTGYFTSNREGGKGFDDIYKFTELRKLNCEQILEGIVTDSESNQPIADAQVVLYDSEMEKITTVNTDSEGKYSFGPVDCDSKYYIRADKTDYETNETPFLAPKQNGNTYLPLTLKKRIVKIEPGIDLADRGVLDIPTIYFNLDKWNIRKDAAFELEKVLAVMNQYPTMKIDVRSHTDSRATHKYNMALSEKRAKSTIEWLVKNGIDASRLTGRGYGETQLVNKCADGVKCTEAEHQMNRRSQFIVVEF; this is encoded by the coding sequence ATGAAAAGACAAGTATTATTCATCCTACTATTAGTGAATTTCGGTGCAGCAAACATGTATTCACAGAAAACTTCTCTTGCAAAAGCAGAGAAGAAGTATGACAATTACGCCTATGTGGATGCCATTAAGATTTATGAAACCATTGCCAAAAAAGGCTACAAGGACGAGAAAATGTTCCAAAGGCTTGGCAATGCCTACTATTTTAATTCTGAATTTGAAAAAGCAGAAGGTGCCTATCGTGAGCTTTTTACGATGAATCCTGAGCAAAAAGAAGAATATTATTATCGTTATGCACAATCGCTGAAATCTGTGGGGAAATACACAGAGGCTGAGCAAATGATGGTCAAATTCAACGAAAAATCAGGAAATGACAAAAGGGCGGTACTGTTTAAAGACAACCGCAACTACCTCGAAGTTATTAAGATGAACTCCAAAAGGTTCTACATTGAAGATGCCGGAATCAATTCTGAATATTCGGATTACGGAAGTTCGATGGTGGGCAATAAACTTGTTTTTGCCACCACACGTGATACCGGCGGAATCGTCAAAAGAAGGCACAAATGGAACAATAAGGCTTTTAGTAACCTCTATGATTCAGAAGTGCAGCAGGATTTCGATGCGGTCCTTGGAAAACCTTCGAAATTCTCCAAAGAAGTGAATACCAAATTTCATGAATCTACACCAGTCTTTACAAAAGACGGTAAGACCATGTATTTTACGAGGAATAACTTTAACAGGGGACGTCAGGGCGAAAACCGCTTTGATGTGGTATTGCTTAAGATTTACAGAGCCACCCTTGAAGGCGACAAGTGGTCAAATGTGACCGAGCTGCCTTTCGATAATGATGAATACAGTTGTGCACACCCTGCGCTTAGTGCTGATGAAAGGACATTGTATTTCGCTTCTGATATGCCAGGATCTTTCGGGGAATCAGATCTGTATAAAGTAGCCATCAACGAAGACGGATCTTTCGGCACACCTGTAAACCTTGGGCCTTCCATCAATACTCCAGGGAAGGAATCGTTTCCTTATGTGACTGATGAAGACGAATTGTATTTTGCTTCTGATGGGCACCCCGGATTGGGCGGATTGGATATTTTTGTCGCCAAAATCCGAAAAGACGGTGTATTCCGCAACATACAGAACCTTGGACAGCCATTGAACAGCCGTAAGGATGATTTCGCTTACCTGTTGGATACCAAAACCAGGACAGGATACTTTACATCAAACCGTGAAGGTGGTAAGGGTTTTGACGATATCTATAAATTCACCGAATTACGCAAACTGAACTGTGAGCAGATCCTGGAAGGGATTGTAACCGATTCAGAGTCCAATCAGCCGATTGCGGATGCCCAGGTCGTATTGTATGATTCTGAAATGGAAAAAATCACAACCGTAAATACCGATAGTGAAGGTAAATATTCTTTCGGGCCTGTAGATTGTGACAGTAAATATTACATCAGGGCCGATAAGACGGATTACGAAACCAACGAAACGCCTTTCCTTGCACCTAAGCAAAACGGAAACACCTACCTTCCGTTAACGCTTAAGAAACGTATCGTGAAAATCGAGCCTGGTATTGACCTTGCTGATCGTGGCGTACTCGATATCCCAACGATTTACTTCAACCTTGACAAGTGGAACATCAGGAAAGATGCGGCATTCGAATTGGAAAAAGTACTGGCGGTAATGAACCAGTACCCGACGATGAAAATCGATGTGCGTTCACATACCGATAGCCGTGCCACACATAAATACAATATGGCTTTATCAGAGAAGAGGGCAAAATCCACAATCGAGTGGCTTGTCAAAAATGGTATTGATGCCTCACGCCTCACAGGCCGCGGGTACGGTGAGACACAATTGGTCAATAAATGCGCCGATGGTGTAAAATGTACCGAGGCCGAACACCAGATGAACAGGCGAAGCCAATTCATCGTGGTTGAATTTTAA
- a CDS encoding PorP/SprF family type IX secretion system membrane protein, with protein MRTKFLFFALMLISGLYAQQDAQFTQYMYNTVNVNPAYAGSRGVMSVFVLHRTQWVGLDGAPVTNTAAIHTPIEGSKIGLGLSVINDKIGISDENDISADISYTIKTSEEWKLSFGLKATANLLSVDFSRLTLRNPGDYAISQQDNIDNRFTPNIGAGIYYHSEKTYIGLSIPHFLETSHYEDNTSSVASEKMHFFLIAGRVFDLSENVKFKPALLTKMVKGAPLQVDISGNFLINDKLNLGVAYRWDAALSAMVGFQISDSIFVGYGYDLETTKLANYNSGSHEVFLRYELFRNYEKIISPRFF; from the coding sequence ATGAGAACAAAATTTTTATTTTTTGCCTTGATGTTAATCAGTGGATTGTATGCACAACAAGATGCGCAGTTCACACAGTATATGTACAATACGGTTAACGTCAATCCTGCCTATGCAGGTTCAAGAGGTGTAATGAGTGTTTTCGTACTGCACAGGACACAGTGGGTTGGGCTGGATGGCGCACCGGTGACCAACACCGCGGCCATACATACCCCTATCGAAGGCAGTAAAATCGGGTTAGGCCTTTCGGTGATCAATGATAAGATCGGTATTTCTGATGAAAATGACATTTCTGCAGATATATCTTATACCATCAAAACATCTGAAGAATGGAAACTGTCTTTTGGACTTAAAGCAACTGCCAATCTGCTAAGTGTTGATTTCAGCAGGCTGACGTTGAGAAATCCTGGTGATTATGCCATCAGCCAGCAGGACAATATCGACAACCGCTTTACGCCGAATATCGGAGCCGGTATTTACTACCACTCTGAAAAAACATACATTGGTTTGTCAATTCCGCATTTTCTGGAAACAAGCCATTATGAAGACAATACGAGCTCTGTGGCGAGTGAAAAAATGCACTTCTTTTTAATTGCAGGACGCGTGTTTGACCTGAGTGAAAATGTAAAATTCAAGCCTGCATTACTGACCAAGATGGTAAAAGGAGCGCCGTTGCAGGTAGACATTTCAGGAAACTTCCTGATCAATGACAAACTCAACCTTGGTGTGGCCTATCGATGGGATGCAGCGTTGAGCGCCATGGTCGGATTCCAGATCAGTGACTCGATTTTTGTCGGCTACGGATACGATCTTGAAACCACGAAGCTGGCCAACTATAACTCAGGGTCACACGAAGTATTCCTGAGGTATGAATTGTTCAGGAATTACGAAAAAATTATTTCCCCAAGATTCTTCTAA